From the genome of Virgibacillus siamensis, one region includes:
- a CDS encoding phosphoribosylaminoimidazolesuccinocarboxamide synthase codes for MELKYTGKTKDVYELEDGNYLLQFKDDVTGTDGVFDPGANTVGLSMEGAGRAGLKLTKYFFETLKAKGIPTHYIDADIEQRTMTVKPAEVFGNGLEVICRYRAVGSFLRRYGLYAEEGQQLDAFVEVTLKDDAREDPPISEDALDMLGILSKDEYQVLKELTQKIGNVVKEELAKKDIELYDIKFEFGRTDADKQIVLIDEISGGNMRAYKDGEYIEPLDLEKMFL; via the coding sequence ATGGAGCTTAAGTACACTGGAAAAACGAAAGATGTCTATGAACTGGAAGACGGAAACTACCTGCTTCAATTTAAAGATGATGTCACAGGTACAGACGGTGTTTTTGATCCCGGCGCAAATACAGTAGGCCTGTCCATGGAAGGTGCTGGACGAGCAGGCCTGAAACTTACCAAATATTTTTTTGAAACATTAAAAGCAAAAGGCATCCCAACGCATTATATAGATGCTGATATCGAGCAGAGAACGATGACCGTTAAACCTGCAGAAGTATTTGGCAACGGCCTCGAAGTCATATGCCGATACCGGGCTGTTGGAAGCTTTTTACGCAGATATGGTCTTTATGCTGAGGAAGGCCAGCAACTGGACGCTTTCGTTGAAGTTACCTTGAAAGACGATGCGCGCGAAGATCCTCCGATAAGTGAAGATGCTCTTGACATGCTTGGCATTTTATCCAAAGACGAATACCAAGTGCTAAAAGAACTTACCCAGAAAATCGGGAATGTGGTTAAAGAAGAACTTGCCAAAAAAGACATCGAATTATATGACATCAAATTCGAATTCGGACGCACCGATGCAGATAAACAAATTGTTCTGATTGATGAGATTTCCGGTGGTAATATGCGAGCTTATAAAGACGGGGAGTATATTGAGCCGTTAGATTTGGAGAAGATGTTTTTATAA
- a CDS encoding methionine biosynthesis PLP-dependent protein produces the protein MSAKSIETKLVQLGNNSDGATGAVNPPVYLSTAFRHEGVGKSTGYDYSRTKNPTRAILENGIAELEAGDNGYACSSGMAAIQLVLSLFRSGDELIVPEDIYGGTYRLLQHYSDVYDIRAIYSEFLNVDVIRKLITPATRALFIETPTNPLMQEIDISQYAALAHEYNLLLIVDNTFLTPYFQRPIELGADIVIHSATKYIGGHNDVLAGLVIAKGESICEKLSEIHNASGAVLSPFDSWLTIRGLKTLALRMRQHDENARKIASYLSTEPMVADVLYSGKGGMLSFRLQKVIWIEPFLENLELISFAESLGGVESFITYPATQTHAEIPEAERTRRGVDNRLLRFSVGIEQTEDLIADLKQVFSKIK, from the coding sequence ATGTCTGCAAAAAGCATTGAAACCAAATTGGTGCAATTAGGAAATAACAGTGATGGAGCTACAGGTGCTGTAAATCCACCAGTGTATCTTTCAACAGCATTTCGCCATGAAGGGGTTGGCAAGTCCACTGGTTATGATTATAGCCGTACCAAAAATCCAACACGCGCCATTCTGGAAAATGGGATTGCTGAGTTGGAAGCGGGTGACAACGGCTATGCCTGCAGTTCGGGAATGGCTGCTATTCAGTTGGTTCTTTCCCTTTTCCGTTCCGGTGATGAACTGATTGTTCCGGAAGATATCTATGGAGGAACATATCGCCTGCTTCAACACTATTCGGATGTTTATGATATTCGTGCAATATATTCAGAGTTTTTGAATGTGGATGTAATAAGGAAGTTAATAACTCCCGCAACGAGAGCACTTTTTATCGAAACACCGACTAACCCGCTAATGCAGGAAATAGATATCAGCCAATATGCAGCACTCGCTCATGAGTACAATTTACTGCTTATCGTTGATAATACATTCTTAACACCCTACTTTCAGCGGCCAATTGAGCTGGGAGCTGACATCGTCATTCATAGTGCCACAAAATATATTGGCGGCCACAATGATGTGCTGGCTGGTTTGGTTATTGCTAAAGGTGAATCTATATGTGAAAAGTTATCCGAAATCCATAACGCTTCCGGCGCGGTTTTGTCCCCATTTGATTCATGGCTGACCATCAGAGGACTTAAAACACTTGCACTAAGGATGAGACAGCATGATGAAAATGCCCGGAAAATTGCTTCCTATTTATCAACTGAGCCGATGGTTGCTGATGTATTATACTCTGGCAAAGGCGGTATGCTTTCATTTCGTCTCCAGAAAGTGATTTGGATTGAGCCTTTCTTGGAAAACCTGGAGCTTATTTCATTTGCAGAAAGCCTTGGAGGTGTAGAAAGTTTTATTACCTATCCCGCAACTCAAACTCATGCAGAAATTCCAGAAGCGGAACGAACCCGCCGCGGAGTTGACAATCGGTTATTGCGCTTTTCCGTCGGCATTGAACAAACCGAAGACTTAATAGCAGACTTAAAACAAGTATTTTCCAAAATTAAATAG
- a CDS encoding ABC transporter ATP-binding protein: MNNINLKISKGETIAILGKSGCGKSTLLNLIGGFLTTDAGQIYFKGDKVTKASRKIVMLFQDYGLLPWRTVLKNVELGLENTNLSSNQRWEKALYYLNMVGLEDRLDRFPSQLSGGMQQRVAIARALAIEPDLLLMDEPFGALDTFTRYFLQDELLKIQRQAETSVILVTHDIDESIYLADRVIIMGSNPGQIKREVPIHTYKPRDRSGDDFQYFRKLILNEFELIHSKPPIEFNI; encoded by the coding sequence TTGAACAATATTAACCTCAAAATCAGTAAAGGAGAGACCATTGCCATTTTAGGAAAAAGTGGTTGTGGAAAAAGTACCCTCCTTAATTTAATTGGGGGATTTTTAACAACGGATGCTGGCCAAATTTATTTCAAGGGGGATAAAGTAACGAAAGCAAGCAGAAAAATTGTGATGTTGTTTCAGGATTACGGCCTTCTGCCATGGCGTACTGTATTAAAAAATGTGGAGTTAGGTTTGGAAAATACAAATCTGTCATCCAATCAGCGTTGGGAAAAAGCACTCTATTATTTAAATATGGTCGGCTTGGAAGATAGGCTTGATCGGTTTCCATCACAATTGTCGGGTGGAATGCAACAACGTGTAGCCATTGCACGCGCTCTCGCAATTGAACCGGACCTACTTTTAATGGATGAACCATTCGGTGCTTTGGATACATTTACACGTTATTTTCTGCAGGATGAATTATTGAAGATTCAAAGGCAAGCTGAAACTTCGGTTATTTTAGTTACCCATGATATTGATGAATCAATTTACCTGGCTGACCGTGTCATTATTATGGGGTCAAATCCTGGTCAAATCAAACGGGAGGTACCAATCCATACATATAAGCCAAGGGATAGGAGCGGAGATGACTTCCAATATTTCCGGAAACTTATCTTAAATGAGTTTGAATTGATTCATTCTAAACCTCCAATTGAATTCAATATTTAA
- a CDS encoding aminotransferase class I/II-fold pyridoxal phosphate-dependent enzyme: MSTNKNHLETNLIHTSSGLDVEQKTGAVNVPIYLSSTYHQETFDDFGPYDYSRSGNPTRQALEEKIAELEEGVRGLAFSSGMAAISTAFMLLSAGDHVLVSKDVYGGTFRFVTKVLSKLKIEHTFVDMTDLSKVAEAVEENTKVIYIETPSNPCMNITDIKGVVEIAKANNCLTFLDNTFMTSLYQKPINIGVDIVLHSATKFLSGHSDIIAGLAVTKNGELGERLAFLQNSFGSILGAQDSYLLLQGIKTLGARLNSSSKTALDIAGYLNEHPLINMVFYPGLSSHPGHGTHSRQSTGSGAVLSFEIADVVEAKTFVEHIRIPIFAVSLGAVESILSYPANMSHAAMPEHERESRGISNGLFRFSVGLEHVDDLIADLDQALQTAYVREEETVGVRGI; this comes from the coding sequence ATGAGTACGAATAAAAATCATCTGGAAACAAATCTGATCCATACGTCATCAGGATTGGACGTTGAACAAAAAACGGGTGCTGTTAACGTGCCAATCTATTTATCATCAACCTATCACCAGGAAACGTTTGATGATTTTGGGCCGTATGATTACAGTCGTTCCGGTAATCCGACAAGGCAGGCATTGGAAGAAAAAATAGCTGAACTCGAGGAGGGTGTGAGGGGATTGGCGTTTTCTTCCGGAATGGCAGCTATTTCAACAGCTTTCATGCTTTTATCTGCAGGTGATCATGTCCTGGTTTCCAAGGATGTATATGGAGGCACCTTCCGTTTTGTTACAAAAGTATTGTCCAAGTTAAAAATTGAACACACTTTTGTTGATATGACCGACCTTAGTAAAGTTGCAGAAGCAGTTGAAGAAAATACAAAAGTTATCTACATCGAAACACCCTCAAACCCCTGTATGAACATTACGGATATTAAAGGTGTCGTGGAAATTGCCAAGGCAAATAACTGCTTAACATTTCTTGATAATACTTTTATGACCTCTCTTTATCAAAAACCAATTAACATCGGGGTAGATATCGTGCTGCATAGTGCCACCAAATTTTTGTCTGGCCATAGTGATATTATTGCCGGATTAGCAGTAACAAAAAATGGAGAACTTGGTGAACGATTAGCCTTTCTGCAAAATTCATTCGGATCTATATTAGGTGCGCAGGATTCCTATCTGTTGCTGCAGGGAATTAAAACGCTTGGAGCGCGCCTGAATTCTTCATCCAAGACAGCTCTCGATATAGCCGGTTATTTAAATGAACATCCTTTAATCAATATGGTGTTTTACCCCGGCTTATCTTCACACCCGGGGCATGGCACTCACTCCAGGCAGTCCACAGGTTCGGGAGCGGTTCTATCATTTGAAATCGCCGATGTAGTTGAAGCCAAAACGTTTGTTGAACACATTCGCATTCCTATTTTCGCTGTGAGCCTTGGAGCGGTTGAGAGCATCCTTTCGTATCCAGCGAACATGTCACATGCCGCAATGCCAGAGCATGAACGTGAAAGCAGAGGTATAAGTAATGGATTATTCCGGTTCTCTGTGGGCTTGGAACATGTGGATGATTTGATCGCTGATTTGGATCAAGCTCTGCAGACAGCGTATGTACGGGAGGAAGAAACAGTTGGAGTGAGGGGCATTTAG
- a CDS encoding acyl-CoA dehydrogenase family protein: MVVKEETGITSTLDIVIQEKLKPFVRRIDTEAYYAEEYLTGLGEIGLLCSDGISTSELLEQELFVTEKTAQYCMTTAFNLWCHLASLTYLRNSSNVYLKKDILPSLEKGIFLGATGLSNPMKYYAGLEKLHLQAKRTDGGYVLTGNIPSVSNLKVNHWFAVVAALKEGQQVMAFVPCNAKGLTLKEKVGYMGVNGSATFACRFADVFIPDKWIISDSAAEFCENIRSTFVLYQVPLGLGVTNASIQSMKRAPQKQGGVNTFLSIQPEEIEQEYLLIKDRIAKLLEHNNLDWKEVLQIRLDIDKLTIKAVHGDMLHYGGAAYLQKSNSARRLREAYFLINLTPTEKHLEKLLATT; this comes from the coding sequence ATGGTTGTAAAAGAAGAAACAGGAATTACAAGTACCTTAGACATTGTGATTCAAGAGAAATTAAAACCTTTTGTCAGAAGAATTGATACTGAAGCCTATTATGCCGAGGAATATTTAACGGGGTTGGGTGAAATAGGTTTGTTGTGTTCTGATGGTATTTCAACCAGTGAACTATTGGAGCAGGAATTATTTGTTACGGAAAAGACAGCACAATATTGTATGACTACTGCATTTAATTTATGGTGTCATCTTGCTTCATTAACCTATTTACGAAATAGTTCGAATGTGTATTTAAAGAAGGATATACTCCCATCTCTTGAAAAAGGTATTTTTTTAGGGGCTACAGGATTATCAAATCCTATGAAATACTATGCTGGGTTGGAAAAGCTGCATTTACAAGCGAAACGTACTGATGGCGGGTATGTGTTAACAGGAAATATTCCTTCTGTTTCGAATTTAAAAGTTAATCATTGGTTTGCAGTTGTTGCTGCTTTAAAAGAAGGTCAGCAGGTGATGGCCTTTGTACCTTGTAATGCAAAAGGATTAACTTTAAAAGAAAAAGTCGGTTACATGGGGGTAAATGGCAGTGCGACATTTGCTTGCAGATTTGCCGATGTATTTATTCCTGATAAATGGATAATCAGTGATAGCGCCGCAGAGTTTTGCGAAAACATCAGGTCAACTTTTGTATTGTATCAAGTTCCACTTGGTCTTGGGGTCACAAATGCGTCCATTCAATCAATGAAAAGAGCACCTCAAAAACAAGGCGGGGTTAATACATTTTTATCGATTCAACCCGAGGAGATAGAGCAGGAATATCTGCTTATTAAGGATAGGATAGCCAAACTACTGGAGCACAATAATCTGGATTGGAAAGAAGTCTTGCAAATCAGATTAGATATTGACAAACTGACAATTAAAGCAGTACACGGGGACATGTTACATTATGGTGGCGCGGCATACCTGCAAAAGAGTAATTCGGCAAGAAGATTAAGAGAAGCCTATTTCCTGATTAATTTAACACCGACCGAAAAACATTTGGAAAAATTGTTGGCAACGACTTGA
- a CDS encoding DUF4242 domain-containing protein: MKGRKIVLMSKEKNNLIEVQVSKDFSRVFFIFEAENSDKLQDALAQIEVNVELVKEVRLVGKELEEVKKQADKVNYLVEWNLPESLTMDKYLERKKKNSVHYAEVPEVSFSRTYVCEDMTKCLCFYDAPDEPAVRRAREAVQTPVDSITEINND; the protein is encoded by the coding sequence ATGAAAGGTAGAAAAATAGTACTGATGAGCAAAGAGAAGAATAACCTTATTGAGGTTCAGGTTTCTAAAGATTTTAGCAGAGTATTTTTTATTTTTGAGGCAGAGAATAGTGATAAGCTGCAAGACGCTTTAGCTCAAATAGAGGTTAATGTTGAATTAGTAAAAGAAGTGAGATTGGTTGGTAAAGAATTAGAAGAAGTAAAAAAACAAGCCGATAAAGTAAATTACCTGGTGGAATGGAATTTACCTGAAAGTCTAACAATGGATAAATATTTAGAACGTAAAAAGAAAAACTCTGTACACTATGCAGAAGTTCCAGAAGTTTCGTTCTCAAGAACTTATGTATGTGAAGATATGACAAAATGTCTATGTTTCTATGATGCACCGGATGAGCCTGCTGTAAGAAGGGCACGAGAAGCAGTACAAACTCCAGTTGATTCGATCACTGAAATTAACAATGACTAA
- a CDS encoding homocysteine S-methyltransferase family protein, with product MKRSLEDRLKEGTVIAGEGYLFELERRGYLQAGSFVPEVALDNPEALKQAYRDYMNGGSDVVLAFTYNAHREKMRIIGKEDLLEPLNRNAIRLAKEVAKEHPKEEALVAGNISNTNIFNPDDPESKEKVRNIFAEMVTWCKEEGVDFINGETFYYHEEALIALEEITKQSLPAVITFGLMGENILRDGYTVEESCKILSEKGALVVGMNCFRGPDTMQPYLAAIRNNVDGYVGGLPIPYRTNEEHPTFFNLPDGGCSCHLPTETTFPTALDPLYHNRYELAEWAKEAKDTGINYIGLCCGASPAMLRAVAEAVGVETVNSRYSPDMEKHFLFGTDKTLQAHNLNYRLKA from the coding sequence ATGAAGCGCAGTTTGGAAGATCGTTTAAAAGAAGGTACCGTAATTGCAGGGGAAGGCTATTTATTTGAATTGGAACGCAGAGGATATTTGCAGGCAGGTTCGTTTGTTCCTGAGGTGGCTCTTGATAATCCTGAGGCATTAAAACAGGCATATCGGGATTATATGAATGGCGGTTCTGATGTTGTATTGGCTTTTACATATAATGCTCATAGGGAAAAAATGCGTATTATTGGAAAAGAAGATTTGCTGGAACCCTTAAACAGAAATGCTATTCGCCTTGCAAAAGAGGTTGCCAAAGAGCATCCAAAAGAAGAAGCGTTGGTGGCAGGGAATATATCGAATACCAATATCTTTAATCCGGATGATCCGGAGTCAAAGGAAAAGGTTAGAAATATATTTGCAGAAATGGTTACATGGTGCAAAGAAGAAGGGGTCGACTTCATCAATGGTGAAACATTTTATTACCATGAAGAGGCGCTAATAGCACTGGAAGAAATTACTAAACAAAGTTTGCCGGCAGTCATTACATTCGGGTTAATGGGCGAGAACATTTTACGGGATGGATACACTGTGGAAGAGTCCTGTAAAATACTTTCCGAAAAAGGAGCATTGGTCGTTGGTATGAATTGTTTCCGTGGTCCTGATACCATGCAGCCGTATCTTGCCGCCATACGAAACAATGTTGACGGTTATGTCGGCGGTTTGCCTATCCCATATCGTACAAATGAAGAACACCCGACATTCTTTAATTTGCCTGATGGGGGCTGCAGCTGCCATTTACCTACAGAAACAACATTTCCGACTGCTCTTGATCCGCTGTACCATAACCGTTATGAGCTGGCGGAATGGGCAAAAGAAGCAAAAGACACAGGTATCAACTATATTGGCCTATGCTGTGGTGCTTCACCGGCGATGCTGCGGGCCGTGGCGGAAGCTGTGGGTGTTGAAACAGTAAATTCCAGATACTCCCCTGATATGGAGAAGCATTTTCTATTCGGGACAGATAAAACACTTCAAGCGCATAATTTAAATTATCGATTAAAAGCATAA
- a CDS encoding glycine betaine uptake BCCT transporter: MKQVTYVYWIGMIIAVIFVIWGVVFPENITSVMESSKAFLLEKFGWFYLLSALAFLIFAIYLVFSKYGKLRLGRDDDRPEYSRASWVAMLFSAGMGIGLLFYGVSEPIAHMTKPPFGEGGTTESAKIALQYTYLNWGVHAWAIYAVVALALAYFKFRKDAPGLMSATLYPILGEKTKGPIGITIDIIAVFATVFGVAASLGLGAAQINGGLAYLTGIPNRFWIQIIIILVTTGLFILSASTGINKGIKYLSNANMGLAVVLFILFLFLGPLQFVINLLMTTTGGYLQNLPFMSFRMAPFNQENAAWLQNWTIFFFAWWIAWAPFVGTFIARISKGRTIREFIVVVMIVPTAVCILWFGVFGGTSIYFDLFQGTNIAGQSLETALFATFNEMPWSGVLSTISLFLIATFFITSADSATFVLGMQTTNGSLNPPNFVKVSWGLFLAASALILMGRGGLSGLQTAIIVSALPLTVVLILMSFSMLKVLGEEEVEEKRLEKKLEKIRQKKKRKQTERNLQTEFGADQDIKIKSTRKKKK; encoded by the coding sequence TTGAAGCAGGTTACTTACGTTTATTGGATAGGTATGATTATCGCGGTTATTTTTGTGATCTGGGGTGTTGTTTTTCCTGAAAACATCACTAGCGTTATGGAAAGTTCAAAGGCTTTTCTATTGGAAAAATTCGGTTGGTTTTATCTGCTGTCAGCCTTGGCTTTTTTGATATTTGCGATTTATTTGGTTTTCAGCAAGTATGGAAAGTTAAGATTAGGCCGTGATGATGATCGACCAGAATACAGTCGCGCGTCATGGGTTGCAATGTTATTTAGTGCTGGAATGGGGATTGGTCTGCTCTTTTATGGGGTGTCAGAACCAATTGCACACATGACCAAACCGCCCTTTGGAGAGGGAGGTACAACGGAATCAGCAAAGATTGCTCTTCAGTATACGTATTTAAATTGGGGGGTTCATGCCTGGGCCATTTATGCCGTTGTAGCATTGGCACTGGCCTACTTTAAATTCAGGAAAGATGCCCCTGGGTTAATGAGTGCTACATTGTATCCCATTCTTGGTGAAAAAACAAAAGGGCCCATTGGTATTACCATTGACATCATTGCAGTATTTGCCACGGTGTTTGGGGTGGCTGCTTCGCTGGGACTCGGTGCAGCACAGATTAACGGGGGGCTAGCTTATTTAACAGGAATTCCGAACAGGTTCTGGATACAGATTATTATCATACTGGTAACAACTGGATTGTTTATACTTTCAGCAAGTACAGGTATTAATAAGGGGATCAAATATTTAAGCAATGCGAATATGGGGCTTGCAGTAGTATTGTTTATTCTCTTCTTATTTCTTGGCCCATTACAATTTGTCATTAATCTATTGATGACAACAACCGGTGGATATTTGCAGAATTTGCCGTTTATGTCTTTTCGGATGGCTCCGTTTAATCAGGAGAATGCAGCATGGCTTCAAAACTGGACAATCTTTTTCTTTGCCTGGTGGATAGCCTGGGCTCCGTTTGTCGGTACTTTCATTGCCCGTATTTCAAAAGGACGGACAATCCGGGAATTTATAGTTGTCGTCATGATTGTGCCGACAGCTGTCTGTATATTATGGTTCGGTGTTTTCGGAGGTACGAGCATTTATTTCGATTTGTTTCAGGGGACAAATATTGCAGGTCAAAGCTTGGAGACTGCCCTGTTCGCAACTTTCAATGAGATGCCATGGAGCGGTGTCTTATCCACCATTTCCTTATTTTTGATTGCCACATTTTTTATCACATCAGCTGATTCGGCCACCTTCGTCTTAGGCATGCAGACAACAAATGGCAGTTTAAACCCGCCCAATTTTGTTAAAGTGAGCTGGGGATTATTTCTTGCGGCATCTGCATTGATCTTGATGGGAAGAGGCGGTTTGAGCGGACTGCAAACAGCAATTATTGTCAGTGCTTTACCGTTAACAGTGGTCCTGATATTGATGAGTTTTTCCATGCTGAAGGTTTTGGGAGAAGAAGAAGTTGAAGAAAAGAGACTTGAAAAGAAACTGGAGAAAATCCGGCAGAAAAAGAAAAGAAAACAAACAGAGAGGAATCTGCAGACTGAATTTGGGGCAGATCAGGATATTAAGATAAAAAGTACCAGAAAGAAAAAAAAGTAA